In Synergistota bacterium, one DNA window encodes the following:
- a CDS encoding transcriptional repressor has protein sequence MESSKEILKKKGINPSYQRIKIFEYLQNNKNHPTVEMIYKDLASKIPTLSKTTIYNTLKLFAEKGIVSLLIIDQTEIRVDPNVAFHTHLFCMNCNKIHDVMLSNTPFESIKRESEEKGYKIREIQITLRGTCKDCLEKNILKSD, from the coding sequence AAGAAAGGAATAAATCCTTCGTATCAGAGAATAAAAATTTTTGAGTATCTTCAGAATAACAAAAACCACCCAACTGTAGAAATGATATATAAGGATCTGGCGTCAAAGATTCCCACACTATCTAAAACAACTATCTACAATACTTTAAAGCTATTTGCAGAAAAAGGGATAGTTAGTTTATTAATTATTGATCAAACAGAAATAAGAGTAGACCCCAACGTAGCTTTTCATACACACCTTTTCTGTATGAACTGCAACAAAATACATGATGTAATGCTTAGCAACACTCCTTTTGAGTCCATAAAAAGGGAATCCGAAGAAAAAGGATATAAAATAAGGGAAATACAAATAACTTTAAGAGGTACTTGTAAGGATTGCTTAGAAAAAAACATTTTAAAAAGTGATTAA